One stretch of Rhizophagus irregularis chromosome 6, complete sequence DNA includes these proteins:
- a CDS encoding uncharacterized protein (SECRETED:cutsite_AAC-SP; SECRETED:prob_0.3054); SECRETED:SignalP(1-17): MKVVVCSVISSSYLAACSPPLPGHKEYPTPSPHPCAVLANRDYHSPELSEADDEGIRAINVFDGIPYSRSMPVMPQLPQSGSWKPISEHIALIF, translated from the exons ATGAAAGTAGTTGTCTGCTCGGTTATCTCTTCTTCATATCTTGCTGCTTGTTCTCCCCCACTTCCAGGGCACAAAGAGTATCCAACGCCATCGCCTCATCCTTGTGCT GTATTAGCAAATAGAGACTATCATTCTCCCGAACTTAGTGAAGCGGATGATGAGGGGATCCGGGCAATCAATGT CTTTGATGGTATCCCCTATAG TAGGAGTATGCCAGTGATGCCACAATTGCCGCAAAGCGGAAGTTGGAAACCAATAAGTGAACATATAGCCTTAATATTTTGA